In one window of Burkholderia cenocepacia DNA:
- the purB gene encoding adenylosuccinate lyase has protein sequence MSDTRPDTLFALTALSPIDGRYASKTEALRDWLSEAAFMRHRVTVEVHWLIALSRAGFAEVPRFSEASEQFLLQLAERFTAHDAARIKEIERVTNHDVKAVEYWLKESVKGQAELEKASEFIHFACTSEDINNTSHGMMLAGAREHVILPALRTVYQRLVALAHAHAEQPMLSRTHGQPASPTTLGKELANVAARLARAITRIEKVEILGKMNGAVGNFNAHLSAYPEFDWEAFSRDVIENRLKLTFNPYTIQIEPHDYMAELFDAVARANTILLDLDRDVWGYISVGYFKQKTKAGEIGSSTMPHKVNPIDFENSEGNLGLANATLRHLADKLPVSRWQRDLTDSTVLRNMGVALGYSLLAYDSLIRGLDKLEVNPQRLNEDLDNCWEVLAEPVQTVMRRYGIENPYEQLKELTRGKGITREALQEFVGTLAIPQDAKDRLLAMTPASYIGKAVELAKRIA, from the coding sequence ATGTCCGACACTCGTCCCGATACGCTTTTCGCCCTCACCGCGCTCTCGCCCATCGACGGCCGCTACGCCAGCAAGACCGAAGCGCTGCGCGACTGGCTCTCCGAAGCCGCCTTCATGCGCCACCGCGTCACCGTGGAGGTGCACTGGCTGATCGCGCTGTCGCGCGCCGGCTTCGCGGAAGTCCCGCGCTTCTCGGAAGCCTCCGAGCAGTTCCTGCTGCAGCTCGCCGAGCGCTTCACCGCGCACGACGCCGCGCGCATCAAGGAAATCGAGCGCGTGACGAACCACGACGTGAAGGCCGTCGAATACTGGCTGAAGGAATCGGTGAAGGGCCAGGCCGAACTCGAGAAGGCGAGCGAATTCATCCACTTCGCGTGCACGTCCGAGGACATCAACAACACGTCGCACGGAATGATGCTCGCCGGTGCGCGCGAACACGTGATCCTGCCGGCACTGCGCACGGTCTACCAGCGCCTCGTCGCGCTCGCGCACGCGCACGCCGAGCAGCCGATGCTGTCGCGCACGCACGGCCAGCCGGCCAGCCCGACGACGCTCGGCAAGGAACTCGCGAACGTCGCCGCGCGCCTCGCCCGCGCGATCACGCGCATCGAGAAGGTCGAGATCCTCGGCAAGATGAACGGCGCGGTCGGCAACTTCAACGCGCATCTCTCGGCGTATCCGGAATTCGACTGGGAAGCGTTCTCGCGCGACGTGATCGAAAACCGCCTGAAGCTCACGTTCAACCCGTATACGATCCAGATCGAGCCGCACGACTACATGGCCGAACTGTTCGACGCCGTGGCGCGCGCGAACACGATCCTGCTCGACCTCGACCGCGACGTGTGGGGCTACATCTCGGTCGGCTACTTCAAGCAGAAGACGAAGGCCGGCGAAATCGGCTCGTCGACGATGCCGCACAAGGTCAACCCGATCGACTTCGAGAACTCGGAAGGCAATCTCGGCCTCGCGAACGCGACGCTGCGCCACCTCGCCGACAAGCTGCCGGTGTCGCGCTGGCAGCGCGACCTGACCGACTCGACGGTGCTGCGCAACATGGGCGTCGCGCTCGGCTACTCGCTGCTCGCGTACGACTCGCTGATCCGCGGCCTCGACAAGCTCGAAGTGAACCCGCAGCGCCTGAACGAAGATCTCGACAACTGCTGGGAAGTGCTCGCGGAGCCGGTGCAGACGGTGATGCGCCGCTACGGCATCGAGAACCCGTACGAGCAGCTGAAGGAACTGACGCGCGGCAAGGGCATCACGCGCGAAGCGCTGCAGGAATTCGTCGGCACGCTGGCGATCCCGCAGGATGCGAAGGACCGCCTGCTCGCGATGACGCCGGCGTCGTACATCGGCAAGGCCGTCGAACTCGCGAAGCGGATCGCGTAA
- a CDS encoding LysR substrate-binding domain-containing protein — protein MELKWLEDFVSLAETRSFSRSAELRHVSQPAFSRRIQALEAWLATELIDRSVYPTRLTQAGQIFYEQALTMLSQAHEARTLLRGHVGAPVPTIEFAVPHTLSLTYFPRWLERIEAKMGQVHTRLRALNVHDAVLSLVEGGCDLVMGYHHPSHPVALDPARYDMLILGSEPISPFSAPGRAGRPRHTLPGAADARVPYLSYTPNAYLGRMTEVIIANAPTRLFLDRVYETDMAEGLKAMALAGHGVAFLPHSAVDDAVAGGRLIRLDRSARGGAHPFTLTMEIRLYCDKLALQGDDPRQKLVRALWDVVRDELRDTTGDTTA, from the coding sequence ATGGAACTGAAATGGCTCGAAGACTTCGTCTCGCTCGCGGAGACGCGCAGCTTTAGCCGGTCCGCCGAGCTGCGGCACGTGTCGCAGCCGGCGTTTTCGCGGCGCATCCAGGCGCTCGAGGCGTGGCTCGCGACCGAGTTGATCGATCGGTCGGTCTATCCGACGCGGCTCACGCAGGCCGGGCAGATCTTCTACGAGCAGGCGCTGACGATGCTGTCGCAGGCGCACGAGGCGCGCACGCTGCTGCGCGGCCACGTCGGCGCGCCGGTGCCGACGATCGAATTCGCGGTGCCGCACACGTTGTCGCTCACGTATTTTCCGCGCTGGCTCGAGCGGATCGAGGCGAAGATGGGCCAGGTCCATACGCGGCTGCGCGCGCTGAACGTGCACGACGCGGTGCTGTCGCTGGTCGAGGGCGGCTGCGACCTCGTGATGGGCTATCACCACCCGAGCCACCCGGTCGCGCTCGACCCGGCCCGCTACGACATGCTGATTCTCGGCAGCGAGCCGATCAGCCCGTTCTCGGCGCCCGGCCGCGCGGGCCGGCCGCGCCATACGCTGCCGGGCGCGGCCGACGCGCGCGTGCCGTACCTGTCGTATACGCCGAACGCGTATCTCGGCCGGATGACCGAAGTCATCATCGCGAACGCGCCGACGCGGCTGTTTCTCGATCGCGTCTACGAAACCGACATGGCCGAGGGGCTGAAGGCGATGGCGCTCGCGGGCCACGGCGTCGCGTTCCTGCCGCACAGCGCGGTCGACGATGCGGTCGCGGGCGGCCGGCTGATCCGGCTCGACCGGTCGGCGCGCGGCGGTGCGCATCCGTTCACGCTGACGATGGAGATCCGCCTGTACTGCGACAAGCTCGCGCTGCAGGGCGACGATCCGCGGCAGAAGCTCGTGCGGGCGCTGTGGGACGTCGTGCGCGACGAACTGCGCGACACGACCGGCGACACCACCGCTTGA
- a CDS encoding Glu/Leu/Phe/Val family dehydrogenase, producing the protein MSSQQQSIPSYLHADDLGPWGNYLQQVDRVAPYLGSLSRWLETLKRPKRILIVDCPIELDNGTVAHFEGYRVQHNVSRGPGKGGVRYHQDVTLSEVMALSAWMSVKNAAVNVPYGGAKGGIRVDPRKLSRGELERVTRRYTSEIGIIIGPNTDIPAPDVNTNEQVMAWMMDTYSMNQGQTSTGVVTGKPIALGGSLGRKEATGRGVFVVGSEAAKKKGLEIEGARIAVQGFGNVGGIAAKLFQEAGAKVIAVQDHTGTIYQPAGLDSNKLLDHVARTGGVAGFEGAEPMPNDEFWTVETDILIPAALENQITEKNAAKIRTKIVVEGANGPTTTAADDILSANGVLVIPDVIANAGGVTVSYFEWVQDFSSFFWTEDEINHRLERVMREAFAGVWAVAEEHKVTVRTAAFIVACKRILMAREMRGLYP; encoded by the coding sequence ATGTCTTCGCAACAGCAGTCCATCCCGTCCTACCTGCACGCCGACGATCTCGGCCCGTGGGGCAACTACCTTCAGCAGGTCGATCGCGTCGCGCCGTACCTCGGTTCGCTGTCGCGCTGGCTCGAAACGCTGAAGCGTCCGAAGCGCATCCTGATCGTCGACTGCCCGATCGAGCTCGACAACGGCACCGTCGCGCACTTCGAAGGCTATCGCGTGCAGCACAACGTGTCGCGCGGTCCGGGCAAGGGCGGCGTGCGCTACCACCAGGACGTGACGCTGTCGGAAGTGATGGCGCTGTCGGCATGGATGTCGGTGAAGAACGCGGCCGTGAACGTGCCGTACGGCGGCGCGAAGGGCGGTATCCGCGTCGACCCGCGCAAGCTGTCGCGTGGTGAGCTCGAGCGCGTGACGCGCCGCTACACCAGCGAAATCGGCATCATCATCGGGCCGAACACGGACATCCCGGCGCCGGACGTCAACACCAACGAACAGGTGATGGCGTGGATGATGGACACGTACTCGATGAACCAGGGCCAGACGTCGACCGGCGTCGTGACCGGCAAGCCGATCGCGCTCGGCGGTTCGCTCGGCCGCAAGGAAGCAACGGGCCGCGGCGTGTTCGTCGTCGGCTCCGAAGCGGCGAAGAAGAAGGGCCTGGAAATCGAAGGCGCACGCATCGCGGTGCAAGGTTTCGGCAACGTCGGCGGTATCGCGGCGAAGCTGTTCCAGGAAGCGGGCGCGAAGGTGATCGCGGTGCAGGATCACACGGGCACGATCTACCAGCCGGCCGGCCTCGATTCGAACAAGCTGCTCGACCACGTCGCCCGCACCGGCGGCGTCGCGGGCTTCGAAGGCGCCGAGCCGATGCCGAACGACGAGTTCTGGACGGTCGAGACCGACATCCTGATCCCGGCGGCGCTGGAAAACCAGATCACCGAGAAGAACGCGGCGAAGATCCGCACGAAGATCGTCGTCGAAGGCGCGAACGGCCCGACGACGACGGCGGCGGACGACATCCTGAGCGCGAACGGCGTGCTCGTGATCCCCGACGTGATCGCGAACGCGGGTGGCGTGACCGTGTCGTACTTCGAGTGGGTGCAGGATTTCTCGAGCTTCTTCTGGACGGAAGACGAGATCAACCATCGTCTCGAGCGCGTGATGCGCGAAGCGTTCGCCGGCGTGTGGGCGGTCGCGGAAGAGCACAAGGTGACGGTGCGTACGGCGGCGTTCATCGTCGCGTGCAAGCGCATCCTGATGGCGCGCGAAATGCGCGGCCTCTACCCCTGA
- a CDS encoding glutamate/aspartate ABC transporter substrate-binding protein: MKYHKAVLMAAALCAFASGAYAQETGTLKKIKDTGVIALGHRESSIPFSYYDQNQQVVGYSREFQLKIVDAVKKKLNLPNLQVKNIPVTSQNRIPLVQNGTVDIECGSTTNNLERQQQAAFSDTIFVIGTRLMTKKDSGVKDFADLKGKTVVTTAGTTSERLLRKMNNDKQLGMNIISAKDHGDSFNTLESGRAVAFMMDDALLAGERAKAKQPGEWVIVGTPQSEEAYGCMMRKGDADFKKVVDDAISQVEKSGEAAKIYAKWFENPIPPKGLNLNFPLSDSMKKLYANPNDKALD; encoded by the coding sequence ATGAAATACCACAAGGCAGTCCTGATGGCCGCGGCGCTGTGCGCGTTCGCAAGCGGCGCGTACGCTCAGGAGACTGGCACGCTGAAGAAGATCAAGGACACGGGCGTGATCGCGCTGGGCCACCGCGAATCGTCGATTCCGTTCTCCTACTACGACCAGAACCAGCAGGTGGTCGGCTATTCGCGCGAGTTCCAGCTGAAGATCGTGGACGCGGTGAAGAAGAAGCTGAACCTGCCGAACCTGCAGGTGAAGAACATCCCCGTCACGTCGCAGAACCGCATTCCGCTGGTGCAGAACGGCACGGTCGACATCGAGTGCGGTTCGACGACCAACAACCTCGAGCGTCAGCAGCAAGCCGCGTTCTCCGACACGATCTTCGTGATCGGCACGCGCCTGATGACGAAGAAGGATTCGGGTGTCAAGGATTTCGCCGACCTGAAGGGCAAGACGGTCGTGACGACCGCCGGCACGACGTCGGAGCGCCTGCTGCGCAAGATGAACAACGACAAGCAGCTCGGCATGAACATCATCAGCGCGAAGGATCACGGCGATTCGTTCAACACGCTGGAATCGGGCCGCGCGGTCGCATTCATGATGGATGACGCGCTGCTCGCGGGCGAGCGCGCGAAGGCGAAGCAGCCGGGCGAATGGGTGATCGTCGGCACGCCGCAATCGGAAGAGGCTTACGGCTGCATGATGCGCAAGGGCGACGCCGACTTCAAGAAGGTCGTCGACGACGCGATCTCGCAAGTCGAGAAGTCGGGCGAAGCCGCGAAGATCTACGCGAAGTGGTTCGAGAACCCGATTCCGCCGAAGGGGCTGAACCTGAACTTCCCGCTGTCCGATTCGATGAAGAAGCTGTACGCGAACCCGAACGACAAGGCGCTCGACTGA
- a CDS encoding amino acid ABC transporter permease, which produces MSYHWNWGIFLSPVSTGEPTTYFGWLMSGFWVTIEVSLVAWVIALIVGSLFGVLRTVPNKWLAAIGTVYVSIFRNIPLIVQFFVWYLVIPELLPASIGTWIKQLPPGTQFFTASIVCLGLFTGARVCEQVRSGINALPKGQRAAGLAMGFTQWQTYRYVLLPVAYRIIVPPLTSEFLNIFKNSAVASTIGLLDLSAQARQLVDYTAQTYESFIAVTLAYVLINLVVMAFMRWIEGRTRLPGYIGGK; this is translated from the coding sequence ATGTCTTACCACTGGAACTGGGGCATCTTTCTGAGCCCCGTGTCGACCGGCGAGCCGACGACTTATTTCGGATGGCTGATGTCCGGCTTCTGGGTGACGATCGAAGTGTCGCTCGTCGCCTGGGTCATCGCGCTGATCGTCGGGTCGCTGTTCGGCGTGCTGCGCACCGTGCCGAACAAGTGGCTCGCCGCGATCGGCACCGTGTACGTGTCGATCTTCCGGAACATCCCGCTGATCGTGCAGTTCTTCGTCTGGTATCTCGTGATACCCGAGTTGCTGCCCGCGTCGATCGGCACCTGGATCAAGCAGTTGCCGCCCGGCACGCAGTTCTTTACCGCGTCGATCGTCTGTCTCGGCCTGTTCACGGGCGCGCGCGTGTGCGAACAGGTGCGCTCGGGGATCAACGCGCTGCCGAAGGGCCAGCGCGCGGCCGGCCTCGCGATGGGCTTCACGCAATGGCAGACGTATCGCTACGTGCTGCTGCCCGTCGCGTACCGGATCATCGTGCCGCCGCTCACGTCGGAATTCCTGAACATCTTCAAGAACTCCGCCGTCGCGTCGACGATCGGCCTGCTCGACCTGTCCGCGCAGGCGCGCCAGCTCGTCGACTACACCGCGCAGACCTACGAGTCGTTCATCGCGGTCACGCTCGCCTACGTGCTGATCAACCTCGTCGTGATGGCGTTCATGCGCTGGATCGAAGGCCGCACGCGGCTGCCCGGCTATATCGGAGGCAAGTGA
- the gltK gene encoding glutamate/aspartate ABC transporter permease GltK → MHQFDWSSIPGALPTLWSGAVVTFKITLIAIVIGIVWGTLLALLRLSGVKPLAWFAKAYVTVFRSIPLVMVLLWFFLIVPQLLQGVLGLSPTIDIRLASAMVAFSLFEAAYYSEIIRAGIQAVPRGQVNAAFALGMNYAQAMRLVILPQAFRAMVPLLLTQAIVLFQDTSLVYVISLADFFRTAANVGDRDGTTVEMVLFAGACYFVICSLASALVKGLQKKVTR, encoded by the coding sequence ATGCATCAGTTCGACTGGAGTAGTATTCCCGGCGCGCTGCCGACGCTGTGGTCGGGGGCGGTCGTCACGTTCAAGATCACGCTGATCGCGATCGTGATCGGGATCGTCTGGGGCACGCTGCTGGCGCTGCTGCGGCTGTCCGGCGTGAAGCCGCTCGCATGGTTCGCGAAAGCGTACGTGACGGTGTTCCGCTCGATCCCGCTCGTGATGGTGCTGCTGTGGTTCTTCCTGATCGTGCCGCAGTTGCTGCAGGGCGTGCTCGGGCTGTCGCCGACGATCGACATCCGCCTCGCGTCGGCCATGGTCGCGTTCTCGTTGTTCGAAGCCGCGTATTATTCCGAGATCATCCGCGCCGGCATCCAGGCGGTGCCGCGTGGGCAGGTGAATGCCGCGTTCGCGCTCGGCATGAACTACGCGCAGGCGATGCGCCTCGTGATCCTGCCGCAGGCGTTCCGCGCGATGGTGCCGCTGCTGCTCACGCAGGCGATCGTCCTGTTCCAGGATACGTCGCTCGTGTACGTGATCAGTCTCGCGGACTTCTTCCGCACGGCCGCCAACGTCGGCGATCGCGACGGCACGACCGTCGAGATGGTCCTGTTCGCCGGCGCATGCTATTTCGTGATTTGCTCGTTGGCGTCTGCTCTCGTCAAGGGTCTCCAGAAAAAGGTCACAAGATGA
- a CDS encoding amino acid ABC transporter ATP-binding protein: MISIKNVSKWYGQFQVLTECTTEVKKGEVVVVCGPSGSGKSTLIKTVNGLEPFQQGEILVNGQSVGDKKTNLSKLRSKVGMVFQHFELFPHLSITENLTLAQVKVLGRGKDEANEKGMKLLDRVGLKAHAHKFPGQLSGGQQQRVAIARALSMDPIAMLFDEPTSALDPEMINEVLDVMVELAQEGMTMMVVTHEMGFAKKVAHRVIFMDKGAIVEDDRKDDFFSNPKSDRAKDFLAKILH; the protein is encoded by the coding sequence ATGATTTCCATCAAGAACGTTTCGAAGTGGTACGGCCAGTTTCAGGTCCTCACCGAATGCACGACCGAGGTCAAGAAAGGCGAAGTGGTCGTCGTGTGCGGCCCGTCGGGCTCCGGCAAGTCGACGCTGATCAAGACCGTGAACGGCCTGGAGCCGTTCCAGCAGGGCGAGATCCTCGTGAACGGCCAGTCGGTCGGCGACAAGAAGACGAACCTGTCGAAGCTGCGCTCGAAGGTCGGGATGGTGTTCCAGCATTTCGAACTGTTCCCGCACCTGTCGATCACCGAGAACCTGACGCTCGCGCAGGTCAAGGTGCTCGGCCGCGGCAAGGACGAGGCGAACGAGAAGGGCATGAAGCTGCTCGATCGCGTCGGCCTGAAGGCGCATGCGCACAAGTTTCCGGGCCAGTTGTCGGGCGGCCAGCAGCAGCGGGTCGCGATCGCGCGCGCGCTGTCGATGGACCCGATCGCGATGCTGTTCGACGAGCCGACGTCCGCGCTCGATCCCGAGATGATCAACGAAGTGCTCGACGTGATGGTCGAACTCGCGCAGGAAGGGATGACGATGATGGTCGTCACGCACGAGATGGGCTTCGCGAAGAAGGTCGCGCATCGCGTGATCTTCATGGACAAGGGCGCGATCGTCGAGGACGACCGCAAGGACGATTTCTTCTCGAATCCGAAATCGGATCGCGCGAAGGACTTCCTCGCGAAGATCCTGCACTGA